A genomic stretch from Shewanella woodyi ATCC 51908 includes:
- a CDS encoding formate dehydrogenase region TAT target, with translation MKKQQPDLNRRSLLKALTIGGTATVALAATGISAAQATESNVSAKSTDGYHETNHIRSYYNSLRS, from the coding sequence ATGAAAAAGCAACAGCCTGATCTGAACCGCAGATCTTTGCTGAAAGCACTCACCATTGGCGGAACGGCGACTGTCGCCCTAGCCGCTACTGGTATCAGTGCTGCGCAAGCAACAGAGAGTAATGTGAGCGCCAAAAGCACAGACGGCTATCACGAAACAAATCATATTCGCAGTTATTACAACAGCCTACGTAGCTAA
- a CDS encoding formate dehydrogenase subunit gamma: protein MKLTSLRSLFASLVLPLVILMGLGLSTSALAADGQNSQQIANAKTSDADLWRAVKAGDSGYTVAQGSEAGVLINVVGNEGKNIKNEYLTPAMGVAVLGVFAAFLIFYFVNGPSKLTKGFSGKMVLRWSKADLIIHWVLAISCLGLIFTGINIMLGKHILQPYVGEGVWAALIYGSKTIHDYVGPLFIVSWILCVVKWMPLQTLKMYDLKWFLVVGGYINFGPFKGKHPDSGFANAGEKMWFWTLAIFGLFISVSGIMLVLPGLELPREASMAALLIHGLSAIIIIAFTIVHIWMATVLSEGGMECMKSGYCDENWAVQHHNLWYDEIKENGTLEYKD, encoded by the coding sequence ATGAAATTAACATCACTACGCAGCCTGTTTGCTTCGCTTGTTTTACCGCTCGTTATCTTAATGGGTTTAGGTTTGAGTACATCAGCCTTAGCCGCAGATGGACAAAACAGCCAACAAATTGCGAATGCAAAAACCAGTGATGCGGATCTTTGGCGTGCTGTTAAGGCCGGTGATTCCGGTTATACCGTTGCCCAAGGGAGTGAGGCCGGCGTACTAATTAATGTTGTCGGTAATGAAGGCAAAAACATTAAGAATGAATACCTGACACCTGCCATGGGAGTGGCGGTACTTGGGGTATTTGCTGCCTTCTTAATCTTCTATTTTGTTAACGGCCCTTCAAAGCTAACCAAAGGCTTCTCCGGTAAAATGGTGTTGCGTTGGTCGAAGGCCGATCTGATTATCCACTGGGTATTAGCCATCTCATGTTTGGGGTTAATATTCACGGGTATCAATATCATGCTGGGCAAACATATTCTTCAACCTTATGTGGGTGAAGGAGTGTGGGCCGCACTGATATACGGCAGTAAGACTATCCATGATTATGTGGGTCCGCTGTTTATCGTGTCATGGATCTTATGTGTGGTTAAGTGGATGCCGCTGCAGACGCTTAAGATGTATGACCTGAAATGGTTCCTTGTGGTTGGTGGTTACATCAACTTTGGACCATTTAAAGGGAAGCACCCTGACAGTGGTTTTGCCAATGCGGGTGAGAAGATGTGGTTCTGGACCTTAGCTATCTTCGGTCTGTTTATCAGTGTTTCCGGTATTATGCTGGTATTGCCTGGCCTAGAGCTTCCTCGCGAAGCCTCGATGGCTGCTCTGCTTATCCATGGCTTAAGTGCCATTATTATCATCGCGTTTACTATCGTGCATATCTGGATGGCGACGGTATTGAGTGAGGGTGGTATGGAGTGTATGAAGTCCGGTTATTGTGATGAAAACTGGGCTGTACAGCACCATAATCTTTGGTATGACGAGATCAAAGAGAACGGCACATTGGAGTATAAAGACTAG
- the fdh3B gene encoding formate dehydrogenase FDH3 subunit beta — MAVMKFLCDTKRCIECNGCVTACKNENDSALEWGIQRRRVVTINDGEPGEASISVACMHCTDAPCQAVCPADCFYRTDDGIVLHNKDTCIGCGYCLYACPFGAPQFPKKGAFGSRGKMDKCTFCAGGPEKNFSEAEREKYGANRIAEGKLPMCAEMCSTKSLLAGDAEIVSNIYRERVAARGNPGAIWGYTPKVGA, encoded by the coding sequence ATGGCAGTCATGAAATTTTTGTGTGACACCAAACGCTGCATCGAGTGTAACGGTTGCGTCACAGCTTGTAAGAATGAAAACGATTCCGCTCTTGAGTGGGGAATTCAACGTCGCCGCGTAGTGACAATCAATGATGGTGAGCCAGGTGAGGCGTCAATATCAGTGGCTTGTATGCACTGTACTGATGCACCTTGTCAGGCAGTCTGTCCTGCAGATTGTTTCTACCGTACCGACGACGGCATAGTACTTCACAACAAGGATACCTGTATCGGTTGTGGTTACTGTCTCTATGCATGTCCGTTTGGCGCGCCTCAGTTCCCTAAAAAGGGTGCCTTTGGTAGCCGTGGCAAGATGGACAAGTGTACCTTCTGTGCTGGTGGCCCTGAGAAGAACTTCTCAGAAGCTGAGCGTGAAAAGTACGGTGCAAACCGTATTGCAGAGGGTAAGTTACCTATGTGTGCAGAGATGTGTTCCACTAAGTCTCTTCTCGCTGGTGATGCTGAGATCGTATCTAACATCTACCGTGAGCGTGTTGCTGCACGTGGTAACCCAGGTGCTATTTGGGGTTACACTCCCAAGGTTGGCGCGTAA